TGTATTAAAGAGCTTATCCGGTATTAGCACCGGTTTCCCGGTGTTATCCCAGTCTTTTGGGCAGGTTATCCACGCGTTACTCACCCGTCCGCCACTAGGTATACTCATGTCCATCCCGAAGGATTTCGATGAGCAACCCCGTTCGACTTGCATGTGTTAAGCATGCCGCCAGCGTTCGTCCTGAGCCAGGATCAAACTCTCCATAAAAGATTATATAAAGAGTTTAATCTCTTTCTCACTTATTACTTTTACTCGCGCTTGACGAGGTGTTTCTATTTAAAAAACCATTGTCACTGTTTAGTTTTCAAAGACCGTTTTTTACCAGCGCTGTTTGGCGCCGACAAGAATTAATTATACTCGGTTTGTTGCTGTTTGGCAAGTGGTAATTGTTTCCCAGCTTGCTTTTTTGTTAATGCCGGTTTTTGTGCCGGCAAGAAGTAATCTTACCAGGTCTGGGCCTTTTGTTCAAGTGGTAATTATTTGTGTGGAAAGCCACCGGTACATAAATCAAGTTCGGTGGCAGTTCCAGCAACCCTTTTAATTATGAAGAGTTAGATTGGCCGGTTGCCCGCACAGGGTGTGCAACCTCAGAGGTAGAGCGGGGCCGAATAGTCGAGAGGGCTTCAAAATTTTGGACAACTTTAGCTCCCGCCGGCAGAGCTCCCAACACAATCTGCTCCCATGGGGTACCCAACACCGGTTCCAGGATAACTATAGCACCCCGATCGTCCCGTGTCCGAATAAGCCTGCCGCACCCTTGTTTTAATCTCAGGCCCATTTCAGGATAGTCAACCGCAGTCACTGGATCCAGCCCTTGCTCCTGCGCCTCACGCTTCCGTGCTTCCAGCAGCGGGTCCTGTGGTGGAAAAGGTAGCCGCCAGATCACCAGCAGGGACAGTGCTTCACCAGGCACGTCAATTCCCTCCCAAAACCCGGAGCCAACAAGCACCGACGAGACTTCTTCCCGAAATCTTCGGACCAGGTATCCCCGGTCTGCACTATCTTCCCAAAGAAATTTATAGGGCAGACGGTAGTCTTTAATTCCCGTACGAATTTTTTGCACATCAGATGGCGCATTGGTTAGCACCAGCGCCCGCCCTTTAGCCAATCGCAACAAATAAGCCAATTGTTTTAAAGCCTTTGCAAACCAGCTTTCTTGGTCACCGCTGGTTAGTGATTGAGGCAGATGGACTAAAACCTGCTCCTCATAATCAAAGGAACTGTCCACTGATGAGCTTGAAAACTCCTTCAAGCCCAGAGTACGTGCAAAGTAACTAAAATCTCCCCCGGTCCTCAAAGTTGCGGAAGAAAACACCATGGGAAATCCCTTGGCAAATAGGTGCTTATTTAACATTCCGGTGAGATCTCGTGGTACAACCCAGAAACACTGGTCAACCCGGTCGGCCCAGGCGATAACCTCCTTACCCCTATTCCGGCAAAACCGGTTCAGGGCTGTCGTCGCCCTTTCCACTACCGCCTCAGACGCTTGTAACCACGTGTGGGAAAGAGACTGAAGGTGCAGCTCTTGCTCACTTTGTAATTCGAAATATAAGGTGTCAAGAGCGCGCCGCAATGTATCTGCTGCTTTAAGCAGTTCATCACTTACTATCACGGTCAGCCGGTCAGTTCGTTCATCCGCAGTCGCCGAATGATATAGAAGACTGAAAAAACGCGAGGTGGCTACATCCATTGCTAAAGCAATAGAGATTAATGACGTTCTGGCACCCTGGACTTGCTCAATGGAGGAGACAATACTGTCAATTTCTTTCTTAACCACTTGCCGGCCCGCCCTTAGCGCTGCCGGAAGCGGCACTTTGTGTCCTTCATCAAAGATAACCGCCGAATAACCTGGCAAAAGGGGCAGTTTGCCATCAGCGACCCGAACATCTCGCGTCCATAGGTCATCAAAGAAGATGCCGTGGTCGCATACGATCAGGTCCAGGGCCGGTCGGTAATATTCCCTCGCTTTCACCAGCTTACAGAACCCCCGCACCGAACATGTGTCGCAGGGCATGGCCTCATCCCAGGCTACCTGTGTCCACACCCGGTCCGGCACGCTGGGCATCTCGGAGCGCTCACCCCGGTCAGTCTCGCCTGCCCAGTCCAGTAAATTGGTTAGCGCTGGATCTGGCTGCTCACAAGTCGAGTTATGAAATCGGTTTACCTTTACGTCACAAATATACTGGCGTAGATCCTTGGCCATGCGGGCGTCGATGTCCAGACCCAGCAGGCGCGACAGCTTTTCAATATCTCCTTGGGGCCCGGCCAGCTGTTCCTGAAGTGCTGTAGAAGCGCAGGCGATTAAGGCAGGCTTTCCCTTAAAACGGGCATAAGCAACGGCAGTAAGTAAATAAGCAAAAGTTTTACCGGTACCCAGTCCTGCCTCAGCGAAATGCACTTTTCCCTTGCCCACGGCCTCGGCAAGCTGAAACGCCGTATAGATTTGTTCCTCACGTATTTCATAGCCATGCTCCGGCAAAACATCATAGAACACCTGCCCGACCCATTCGGTGAGTTTTGCCGGAAAATCATGTTTGCTGCGGTATGCAAAGGGTACTTGTGACCCTAGAGCGCACATACTGATTCCCCGCTTTCTAAAAATTTAAGGCCGGCCATTGAATTGCTTTTCAAATTAAATAGCTACCCTTGACATTACCATAAGCATGTGGTATAATTATTTAAAGTATGTATAAAATTAAATAACATAGTCGTACTGCTCATTATACATAAATCCACAAGAAAAGTAAAGCTTAATAAAACCCTCGGCATCTCTTCCAGGTGCCGAGGGTTTTATTTTTTTCAACAGGCGGTGTATCAGAAAAAATACCGGACTCTATATAAAGTCCGGTATTTTTAAACTTATATTATTTTGATTAACCAATGAATAACTGAACAAACATCTTTCCATAAGGGCCGCCATCTACAACACCGATACCCACTTCCTTAAAGTTAGAATTTAAAATGTTGGCCCTATGCCCTTCGGAGTTCATTAAGGAATTGTGAGCAACTTCTACGCTATAAGCTCCGGCCAAGTTTTCACCAGCGTACCAATATCTAATGCCAGCGGACTTTATCATATCGAATGGCGATCCGTAAGTAGGTGAAGTGTGGCTAAAGTACCCAAGATTGATCATATCTTGTGCTTTAAGGCGTGCCAAACGGACTAATTCTAAATTAGCTTTTAACGCGGGCAACCCCACCCTAGCACGTTCTTGATTAACAAGTTCAAGCATTTTTTGTTCATCCACATTCATACTGACGGAACCCGTATTACTTTCGCCAGGATCCGGCTGTGGCTCAGGTTGCGGTTGAGGTTCTGGTTGAGGTTCTGGTTGAGGTTCGGGTTCCGGTTCTGGAACTGGTTGTGGCTCAGGAACCGGAGTAGAACCGGGCTTATATTCGGTAGCAGTTCCGTCTGCAAACTTAATGATAACTTTATCGGCATTGAGATTATAATCGTCAATGATTTTATCTATAAAACTATATAACAGGTCCTGATCAATATCACCTGGATCAACAGATACACTTAAGGTAATGGTAGTGGCGGCTGAGGCCGGTGCTGGAGAAACCACCATGGTGAACATTCCTATTAATAAAAATAACACAGCCAGCGAGGGGATAATATGTCTTAGTTTTCTTTTCATGTCATTTCCTCCTTATGTCTTATCGGTACTGGTGGTGTTGGGACTCACCTCCTTTACTGTTAGATGTTCGTACCCCTGTCTTTTTTTAGGGGGGTATATTGAAAACGTTATAGCTTGTAAAAACTGGCATTTAAATACATAGAAAAACCCGGATGCTTGTTTGCACCGCATCCCGGCAAGAGTACCGGTTTTGTTAAACATTGTTTAAATATAGGCCATCTTTTTGTAAAAGGTTGCTGTTACTATTTCGATAGGGGTGATATTTTTTGGAGGATCTTTTCTTGTGGGCGATTCTGTTATTGTGTCCCTTGATGCATTTGTTTATGATGCGCAAACACGGAAACCATTCCCATGACCATAAACACAAGAATACTGTTAAATCAACTACTAACACCGAAAAAAAAATCCATTGAATAAGAAGTTATGTCCTCAAAACATAAAAGGAACCGGAAAAAACCGGTTCCTTTTTACATGCTACTGTAATCCAATTGTGTCCATCATACGCTTAATTACTACCGCGCCTTGGGCCCTAGTGGCATTGCTGTCCGGACTAAAGTTGCCACCGGACATACCTTTCATTATTCCGGCCTGTACCGCAACTTTTACGGAGTCTTCAGCCCATTCATCTATAGCGCTACTATCAGAAAATGCGTCAATTGGATTATTCGGCGTTTCCTCACTCGATGTGGCGTCAAATCCCATCATGTCAAGTGCACGCGTGATTATTACAGCCATTTCCTGCCTTGAAATTTTAGCATTAGGCTTGAACTGATTTTCCGGATAACCACTAACCAGATCTGCATCCACCGTGCTTGCTACCACTCCTGCATACCAGTCATCAGAAGAAACATCTTTAAAACCGGCGTTTGTTGTCTTTTCTTCCATGCCCAGAGCACGCATCAAAAATGCGGCAAATTCGGCTCTTGTCACCTTACCCGATGGTATGAATTTGCCATCACCCATGCCCTTCACCATTAAGCCGGCGGCCATGAATTTGATGTCATTTTCAGCCCAGTGTCCGGCGATATCTCTAAAGTCTGCCTCGTTTGCTATTATTGTGTAAGTGCTGTTGGTTCTACTTGAGAGCACAGCCCGGATTCCACCGTTTTCAGGGACAAAACGAGTGGGAATATGATTGAGTTTTCC
This Bacillota bacterium DNA region includes the following protein-coding sequences:
- a CDS encoding DUF2933 domain-containing protein, whose translation is MEDLFLWAILLLCPLMHLFMMRKHGNHSHDHKHKNTVKSTTNTEKKIH
- a CDS encoding ATP-dependent DNA helicase, which codes for MCALGSQVPFAYRSKHDFPAKLTEWVGQVFYDVLPEHGYEIREEQIYTAFQLAEAVGKGKVHFAEAGLGTGKTFAYLLTAVAYARFKGKPALIACASTALQEQLAGPQGDIEKLSRLLGLDIDARMAKDLRQYICDVKVNRFHNSTCEQPDPALTNLLDWAGETDRGERSEMPSVPDRVWTQVAWDEAMPCDTCSVRGFCKLVKAREYYRPALDLIVCDHGIFFDDLWTRDVRVADGKLPLLPGYSAVIFDEGHKVPLPAALRAGRQVVKKEIDSIVSSIEQVQGARTSLISIALAMDVATSRFFSLLYHSATADERTDRLTVIVSDELLKAADTLRRALDTLYFELQSEQELHLQSLSHTWLQASEAVVERATTALNRFCRNRGKEVIAWADRVDQCFWVVPRDLTGMLNKHLFAKGFPMVFSSATLRTGGDFSYFARTLGLKEFSSSSVDSSFDYEEQVLVHLPQSLTSGDQESWFAKALKQLAYLLRLAKGRALVLTNAPSDVQKIRTGIKDYRLPYKFLWEDSADRGYLVRRFREEVSSVLVGSGFWEGIDVPGEALSLLVIWRLPFPPQDPLLEARKREAQEQGLDPVTAVDYPEMGLRLKQGCGRLIRTRDDRGAIVILEPVLGTPWEQIVLGALPAGAKVVQNFEALSTIRPRSTSEVAHPVRATGQSNSS